tctctctcttcttcttctgttatccctataatgtgaatattgtttcatttagattggtcacacagttctctcaatattctttcattcttagagatccttttttctctctgtgcctcagcttctttgtattcttctctagtttctatttcatttatcatctcctccaccatatccaacctgcttttaataccctccattgtgctcttcaatgactggatgtCTGAcgggaattcattcctgagttcttggatatctttccttacctccattagcatgttgttgatttttattttgaactccctttcaggaagagtcataaggtccatgtcatttaaatctttctggagttatattaattttactctggaccaggttcctttggtgtttcatatttgtatatggcgccctctagtgtccagaagctctactctggagccgctcagcccctgaagcattGTTGGGGATTGCAGGGGAGTTGTACGGGTGCCTGGggaaaggaaagagctgtttcctgctttccggctgctatgcctgtctccgcTGCTCAAACcagtgtgccaggcacacaggtgtaagcttttgtcccagagcagccagatatggatccctgcttccgcaagcagctggaatctcagtctttcaaggaattctgcctgtattagctttccaaccccataatcatgtgagcatcatgaaagcaccatgaaatgtaggtttgtgctcctagagcagatctctggagccaggtattcagtagtcccaggccttccactccctccctgctccatttttttttcctcctgctggtaggctggggtgggggaagggcttgggtcctgcccggccacagctttggtatgttgccCTATTCcttgaagtctgctcttttctccaggtgtatgcagtctggcacagtcctctttcctgttgctctctcaggctTAGTTGCACCAACTTTATTTTCTAGTTGTatacggttttaggaggaaacctctttctctcctcacactgccatctttaatcctcctctcAGCTTGATTGAtcacaaagatattttaaagttattaacaAAAGTAGTAATTTGAAATGAGATgtgaatggaaagaaaagagcGGAAAAGGTCAAGTATGGAACTGTGAAGAATTTTAACTACTTTGAGGGCAAAAGGAGGCATTCAAGAGCAGAGAAGGTAATTTCTCAGTGTTACAAGTATTAGGAGAGATTAGTGTCTCATAAACCAGGGATATGGAAAATTTCTACTAAGGAATGGGTAACAATGTTACATGCAGTAGGGAGATCCTAAGATGTTAGAAAAACATCTGCTTTTGTAGGCACCCTGAAGACAGGTACTATGACTTACTAATTTTGTATACTTAGTGTCTAGAGCAATGACTAATACAAGGTAACTGCTCCATAAATGCTTATGCAATGTTACTGATGTGGCAATCACTTTCATTAGTAAAATAATAGTCTTACCCAAATGATTCAAACTTGAAAATGTGTGAGATATTGTTGGTGTTTTTCCAAGGGGGCTTTTTGCCTTAATCCAggctaaattttaatttaataaaataaaataaaggaaatgtaaaatctTATCAATGCAATAAAAGggtaaaaaaatgattttaaaacaaccacacacaaagtAAGGTGGGtaaataaatataaccaaaagGTTAGTGTCACAGTATcattgtcagaaaaaaaaaaatgctatatgGACTAGAGGAAtcttatggaaaaataaaaagaatcagttCACCCAGAAACTACATCCAGGGTGAAGAGTAGTAGGGTGAGTCAAACTGAGGTGACAGGTGTTATGCAAGTACAGagtaggattttattttttttatgattgtaacattttattcatcataaattttccattttcattttaaaaatactgcctGAAAACATTACCTCGATTGCTTAGCTTTTTGAGCTCCCTTTTAAATCTTGCACCCTGAGGGTAGTGCCTCACTCTAATCCCGGCGGTGGGCCAGGAGGGCACCTGTGTGTATCTGAAAATATAACCCCAAGTGATATCTGAAGTGGACAAAATCGCAAGGAAAGATCGTAACATAATCCCAGCAacactaagatttttttttttagcatgtccgcatctgaaagagaaaactcaatttaaaaaacgGATTTTTTTCCTGCAGCCGGGAAGGGTAGCTGCAGGAGCACAGGCCTGGTGCTGGGCGCCCGGGTCCGCTGCCCGCGCGGCAGAACCGCGGCCCCGGGACTGACGGGTGGCCGAGGGGAATCCAGGCGGCGCGGGCAGGTGCCTGCAGTTCCAAGTCGCGGCGGAACAGGCTCGCGTTGGCGGGTGCCGGTGGCCCCGTGGCCCCGAAAGTCCAGCCGCCACGCGATGGTGCCTCGACCCCACCTTCCCCTGCGAGTCCTGTTACACTTGGGCCGCCTCCTCGCGTACGTCCTCTCCGTGCGCCGCACGCACCACACACCTGCTAGGAAAACGCCGCCCGACCTTTCCAGTGGCGCCAAGCAGGTGGCGCAAGAACAGACACGGGGAAAGCGGCGGGCTATGGGATCGAGTTCCACACGCGCCCCAGCCTCTCCTCGCTGCCGCCTCCCGGCCCTCTCCGCCCCTTCTGGAGCTCGGGCGCGGGTTCCGACTTCCGCACCGACGCATCCGCTTCCCCACGGCCGCCACGGATACAGACACGTGAGCGCGACAACCGTAAAGCGCCGCGACGTCgtgcttttgtctttttgtttggtTTCGTTTCCTGATTTTGTTTCGCTAGGTTCGTGATTTGAACTCTTATTTTTTCGTGTGTGTTTTTAATAAGTGCACGTAGGCTGAATTTAACAATATCCTACTTCTTACAATACGCAGTACTTCCGCTGTTTTGCAGAATGTTTTGATTTCCTCCTTAGCCTATGAATTGAACTTTCTAGTTTCAAAACAggttatttgtaaatttttaaacGTTTTATGTTATTCAGATCCAGACTTAAACAGTTACTTTTCACAGGAACCCCCTCTTCGAACACTATATAAGAATGATAAAGGGGTTTTAGCTACAGACAATGCTGTGCAACCATGTGAtggaaggaaggacaaaaaaaTCGATTCCttctacccttctaggttcttgaCTGGGGCCTAtgtaacaaaagacagattaacaaaagaaaagcatacaAACTTATTTAATACAAGTTTTGCTTGGCACGGGAGCCTTCATAACGAAATGAAGACCCAAGAAGCAGTTTTAGCCAAGGCTCAGATATTAAGTTGGGCACAGAGTGGACACATGTGAAAACGTGACAAGACAAAGGGGTTTGGGTTAGGGCACTTAATCATGGAAAAGTGACCAGGAAAATAATGGTTAGTTTAACAGGGTTGGTTTGTACATTTCTCTTGGCTTCACCTTCCCCTGCTGTGGAACAAGGAACAGTGGAGTAAGACTGCTCACTCCCTCAGAGGGCGGGGTGAAGTGATAAAAACGCCTTTCTTCCTCCAGGTGCAGGGAGGCTACCTTTTACtcgttttttttttcctcctgcttttAGGAAGGTCAGAGTGCCCCTTTTGCCTATGCTGTTTTTTTGTAAGTGACTTTAACTTTAAATAATCCATATGCCAGAGTGGTATATTCTGAACATcttcagtgaaaataaattagaaattgtAGATAAAATGGACAATTTCTTAGAAAACTAAGAATTGACTTTAAATCAAAATTGACTTAAGATACAGAAAATCCAAAGAAGCAAATagctattaaagaaattaaataagagtTGAACATATTTCCCTCAAACAGACAGCAGGCCTAAATGTTTTTTGATGTTTTGCCAAACACTGGAGGAACAGACAATCCTTATCTTATACAAAATCTTACAAATAGCAAAGAACAGAGAAGGCTACCTCATCTGTTGTTGAGATTAATATTATCTTAATACCCCGAACATTCAAGGGTGATATCAGGGGATAAAAATATGCACTACTTTTATTTATGAGCACAAAtgtaaaaatctaaatatatagCAAATCAAACTCAGGATTcgtataaaaattaatacattatGAGCAAGTATGGTCCACCCAGGATGGCAAGGAAGAAACAAGATTAATCCATCatattgatttaaaatttatgttgAGTTTACAATGGGCTAGGCACTTTTCTAGGCATTTAGCAAAGTAATAAAGGAGAAAAGCCTTTAATTCTTATACAGGAATTGAGAAGGAAGAGATaaaatcatctatttatctaGAAAACTAAAGATTATCTACCCCAAACTATTACAACTAAGAAAGTTCAGCTAAGTTGCTGGATATAAGATCACCATAAAACAATCAATAGTGTTCTTATACATCGAAAATAACTAAttagaaaaagtaatttttaaaaagaccattCACAGTAGAACAAAACCTACAAGCTACCTAGGAATAGTTCTAAGATCGGATATACAACAATATTGAATCATTTTCTTCATAAAGGTCTTGAAGGACATCAAAGAAAGCCTGAATAACTAGAGAGAAAATTCCATATTATGGATGGAAGAGCACTATTTTCCACATGTCAAGTCTCCCAGAATTTAGTTATTTGATCTATTCTCGTAGAGCAGTGGTTCTTCAAGTATGTTTCCAGAATTAGCAGTATCCCTATCATCTGGATAGTTGTTAAATGTGCAGATTTTCACACCTCACTCCAtacctactaaatcagaaactTCAGGTGGGAGAGGGATTGACAGCAATCTGTGGTTTAAAAACCCTCCAAATGATTCTGATACAAGGAAAGGTTTGAGAACCACAGCCCTAGAGAGACTCTCACACAAGCCCCAAGGAGACTACAGAAGAGCAAGCAAAGCAGAGCCTAGTGCTTTAAAAAGTGCCAGACTGTCTGCATTCACCATTTCTTGGCCCTTTAATTTGGCGAAAGTTACATAACTTTTCTTTATATTAGTAagccatctctaaaatggggataaatatAGAACCTTCTGCATGTAGTTGCTGTGAATTAGTTACTTCGCCTATggcagttcctggcacagagtaagcactcAGCAAGTGTGGCTTCTTATCATTAGAATGTTTCTTGCAGCCTTGCTTGTTAACAGTAACGTATTGGAAAAGGATTTCTTAGAAATAAGACTGAAAGCAAACAtaggaaagaattaaaatttgtaaaatttggATGATGGGCATATAGGTGGTTTTGTCATTCCTGGTCGTTTTCTGTGTGTTGAAATGTTtcacaagcaaaagaaaatagtAGTAATGCCATCAATTATCTATTCACACTTAGATTTCCACAGAAGAGTGAGTTTAAGTAAATCATCATGCCTTGATAAAATGTTCCCATAGAAACAGGTTACTGAATTTGTGTTCTTGTAATAAAATATAAGGTAATCTAGTCCCAATCTAGTTTTCATATCTTCCTCCTACAACTTGGATTCACAAATTCTGTAATTCCAACCAACTTTGTATAAATTCTTGTCCTACTTTTGTGCCTTTATGCCCATTGTCTCCTCTACATTTACTGCCCTATTCAAACTCTGTCTTTCAAGTGCCCAGCTCAAATACCACCTCTTTGGTAAAGGTGTACCCGAATCTCTGTTATAATTTCTGTAGGTGGTCCAGACCCTCATATTCCTCAGATAGATTCTGCCTTATGttagaaatgttttcttccaaCTTTCACACCTCTTACACTGTAGCGAATCATGCTTTATAATGGAGCGACAAAGATTGATACAACccccaaaatatttgaaaaggattCAGATATTAACTTCAATTCACTGATTATACACATCAGATGCCACCCATAGAAATTGTATGATTTGGGCTTCACTGGCCAGTGAAGGGAAATTATGATGTTCTGAATCCCCACGTTCTTGCCTAGCAGTAATTGCAAGTTTTTCCCAGTATTCCGCAACCTAAACATTCTTGACAATTCTCAAAGTGTGAGCCCCAGAGAAGGGTCCTTTTCTTCTGAGAGTCGGGAGGAGGCAGTCTGGTAGGGTAGGGAGGCCAGTGTCTCCCATCATCAGAGCCCCTACCAGCAGTTATGTGGCTCTTCTGCAAGGCAGCTACTGTCGACCCACTCCCTGCCCACTGGTGGCCTCCCACTTCCTCCAGAGGACAGACCTGAGGCCAGTGGGATGCATATACTGCTCTCATAAATCACCTCTGAAAGGAGATCCCCCCAGGGGGAGCAGGTTAAGCCTCACAATAACCCGCAGATCCACTCTGCAagtctttttcttatttgtgatAATTTTCACGTTATTTCCCTCCAGGGAACCCCTACTCCATCAGACAAGTCTGTGCTTGTGTGAACTCCAGTTTTGGAACAGAAGCAAGTTCTTTCTCTTGGGGTTCGTGGTCTTATGGAACGGTAGTATAGGGTGGTCTGTGGGGACGCTGAGCTTCCCTGAGCTTATCAGTTTGCTTCCCCaaccaaataaatgttttatctgAATAAAAACTgtgtaaatgcaaaataaatgtcACCTAATCCTTTTCACCCCTGTTGCCACCCCTAAATCTCTCCTATATGGAAATTCTGGATCACTGTTAAAAGCAGAGAAAGTTGGAGACCTttccttaaaaatggaaatattctgaCAGGAGGCTGTATGAAAAAGCCTCTAGGGGATGATGTTACCTATAAGAATCTTACCATTGCCCTAGCGCACACTACCCAGAAAACATTCTTCCTTTTGCACTTTCAAAGGACTCTATCTTCCTAGCCTTTTTATTTCCAGCCACCTTGGGAAATCTGCCAAAGTGTAATAAGTGCTGGCCTCCCTCTTGCCTTTGATAGTTAATCTCATATAGATTAAGTGTTCTTCAGGTGAACCCATCCTATCTTTGAGAAATGCAATCTACTTTACTAAATACACACAGGTCCTGTTTGCTTTTCTGGCTTAAAACTATTCCTTGAATTGATGTTAGCACTCAGATGACTCAAATTCCTAAACACACAGATTTGCCTATGATTCTTAATTCCCACAGTGCTTTTGCAAGTCCATTTTTATAGTTGCTTGGGTCACAACTAATAGTAGTGGTCTGGGTATTAGCTCTTTGTACCCCCAGAGTCTAGCATGGTGATTCACTATATAAAAAGCCATAAAAATAGGTATTAAGTCATGATTTACTCTATAGGAATTCACATaataattcttacatagtaaaatgggtgaatgaatgggtAGTACATAAATGAACTCAAAACTTTGGGGTATTACAAGAGTTTTACTTGGAGAATAGGCATCACAGTGTAGTTAAAGAAACTATAGTTTTAGGAAATAAATGCAGTAATAAACAGGGAGTGTTCTGTTCTATAGCTCtttaataaacatgaaatatagttcacataccataaaattcaccattttgaagtgtatgattcagtggattttagtatattcataaattgTACAACCATCACTGCTGATTCCAGCCAGTGTCATCACTCCAAAAAGACACCCTGTCCCTGTTAGCAGGCACTCCCTGTTCCCTACTACCTCAAATCCCTGGCATCAGCTAATCTACTTtcatctctatggatttgccaccttctgaacatttcatataaatggaatcatacaatatatggccttttgaatctggcttctttcatttataatctcATTGCACTTTGAACATATCTCTGTTAACACTTATTTTGCTGTGTTAATGATTATTTGTTTACCTGTCCACCTCCCACTGgactataaaatattaaacatcacAGTAGCAGAAACTACATCATGTTTATTTCAACATTTCTAATGCAGAGTTCAGGGTCTGGCACAGAgtggacactcaataaatatttgctgacaaAATGATGGTTTTCTTATTCCAGCAAGTCTGGTTGGGGGTTGGTGTTTGGATGTGCCTCTATACACACTCCTTATGTGCATAACAAAATGCAGAACCCCTTCCTGGATCCAGATTGAGAGGAAAGAGGGACATCCTTGTGGCATAAAATAGCTTGCCCTgggaaagttaaacatttttgtcATATGGGCTGCTGCAGACGTGCATAGCAGttaaattaaaacagaagtgAGCTGAGCAGAACTATGAATACTTTATATCACTTACCTGGGTATATTTCAACCACACCTATCAATTTAAATGCATAGCTTAGAAGGTATTAAAGGCATACACTTTTGTAAATCAATTTAGTAGatatataatcaatatatatttgggtattatatgtattttctaatttcctgagAATTATATATCAGACTGATGCTAAGTTGTTATTGTTCCTGTCACATTAGTGTtgctctcttttctttgcctctggGTAACACAAGCTCCTCCCAGCTTGACCTCCTGCCCTCGTCACTTGCTTAGCAATATAAAATGGGTTTTCCTAAAACCCTTCTGTCTTCTCAAATCTTTAATATTCCCCATTTCATAAAAGCTAAACCTTTTTGACTGACATTCAAGGCCTCAGTGGTGTGACCTCCTTCTACCTCCCATCACTCACTTTCCTAGCTACTCAGTTCAGACAAGGTggcttatttttctctgtaatctAAGTGCATCTTCGGCTTCCCTGTCTCTAAAGGACCATGCACGTCCTTTAGTCTGGACAAGTCTTCTCCATTTTCCTCCACCATCAAAGTCCTTCAATTTGCAGCAAAGTCCTTCCCCAGTAGGAAATTTTCAAACCCACTCCAGGGGCTCCCCCAGATACAGTGAGTTCTGGGAAATTTCCTGCCCCAGGTCTGCATTCACAAAGCCCTGGGTATTTGCTCCTTGCTTGAGTGGATTCACATTCTCTTTCTCCAGAATCTTTGAGATGAGAGCCAGGCCATTTTGCTACTATAAGacttaacattttctcttttccccttttaGCCATACTTCCCATTGCCTCCAGCTGTTGCACCGAGGTTTCGCATCATATTTCCCGGAGGCTTCTGGAAAGAGTGAACATATGTCGCATTCAGAAAGCTGATGGGGATTGTGACTTGGCTGCTGTTATGTGAGTGCTCTTCGGCAGGGCTGTGTTAATCTGTGCAGTGGTCATTTCTCGGCCAGTGATCAGTAACCGTTGGGAAGGCTTTGCCTGCTAAATGACTTACAAACGATCATTTAAATGAGGGAGGGGACAGTAAACATTTCTCCTGTCCTACCCAAGCGCCCTGGGGGGAAGCACAATCTGTGCTGGGCTGACCAAAGCCCCACACTAgcctctgctcctgccctgcAGCACTGGGACTTTGGCTAATGCGTCAGTCTCTGGGCAAGTGTAACACTTTCCTAAGCAAACAGGGGACCTTCTGAGtgaaaaaacagaacacaaataaaaaaagaaggtgGCTCTATTCTATCTCATGGCTTCTACTATAACTTCGTCCAGGCAAGCATATGGGTTGCTATCAATTTTATTCTCTGAATTTATCAGGAGTGTAGCAAAGGTTCAAACAGAAGTGCAGAGAGGTCTGTACCTGTCACAAGTGCTGCCTGCAGTTGAGCACAAatgcccttcttttttttttttccagctttattgaggtaaaattgacaAATGGAAATTGGGTATTTTTAATCTATACAACTGATGTTTTGCTGTATGTACACATCATGAAATGttcaccacaatcaagctaattaatatATCAATCACCCCAGCCTCCAAGATTATCGTTTAAACAAATGCTCTCCTTTGCTTTTGATTCTGGGCTCTTGACTCATGGTGAGCCCTCTCACCCCTCCTACTCTCACCCCTGGCGCAGTTATTAAAAACTTTAGACTTCTATGTACTTAACATTCCCTGGAGTCTTCAAGATCTGCAATGCACTCTGACAACAGTGCCATGAGGAAGGCATAAATTATCTCCAAGCCACACGAAGGAGAAAGCTGTACCTGAGGGGAATGCATAGTTCACCTGGTGACTACAGCTAGTGCATGGCAGAAGTGGAATGTGAACCCAGGTCTCTTCCTTCAGAACACTGTGTACTTCCAAAGCCTCTCAAAAGTGTTGGTGGGAGTAACCAGGAAATCCTTTCCCCAAACTCCATTGCATCCCACACCTTCCAATCATAATGACAGCATATTAGGCATCTCCCTGGCATGCTGGTTTTAACACCGCTTAGGGCTCCAGGCAAGGCTAGTGAGTCCATTTGGTGTCCCCTTCTTTGGCCTATAAATAAGCCCATTGCTTAGGCCTGACTTCCTGAGTCACTGGGGAGCCTCTTTATTTAGTCAatgaattcaacaaacatttattgattagCAATTACATACCAAGCACTGTTCTGTCTGCTGGGCCAACAGGGACAAAATAGACTCTGCCCTCCTAGAGTTGCCAGGAAACTATAGCTGGGTCCTGAAGACCATCCTCTGAGATTCAAGATACACTCTTTTCCCTTTCAGAGGAATCCATCCATTGCCCAATTTTGGGAAATATTGCTTCAAGGCAAGGATCTTAGAAGTTCGGAGGAAGAGTTTATAAGATATCCACGAATAGGTGGGCATTCACAGCCCTGAAGCTTGTGGATCCTCTGTCTATATCCCCCCAGCACTTTTCTGGGGAGAAAGTCCATAGATTTTATAAGATCCTCAAAGGGACATTAGAtctaataaagtttaaaaatcacattcaGAGTTAGATGTGCAGAGGAAGACAATTCCCGGCCCAAACTTTTAGTAAGCATGGGCATCTCtgtgggagaagggggaggacCGCAAACTCTGCCAGCATCTCCTCAGCTCATGCCACTGTCCACTGGCTCCCGTGGTTCAGTGCCCGGGAGCCAGTGGGCCCTGTGGCAGTCTAGGAAGTGCTTCGTCCTGTGAGGTGTGCTTCAAGTTTCAACTTCTTTGAAAACGTTTCATTAGTACCTGGCCAAGATTCTGTCAGTCTTTAATCTTAATAAATAGTGCTGGTAATAGTAGGGGAGTGGAAATGTATGGGCAGTTCATAAACAATGCTCTGGGAAATTGGGACCAGCTGGATATTTGTCAGGTCTGCCTAGCTGAACTAAATCAGCCAGGGGCTGCTCTGGCTGCTCTCAGAAAGCCCACCTCTCAACTTGCAGTCATTTCCACCTCATTGGCATATGTCACCTCAGACTCAAGAAGGCTTCAGAACTTGAAAGGGCTCCCATCAGGTTCCCAGGAAGGCATGAGGAATGGACCAGAGGAGGTTCCCGTATGTGTGTAAGAGTAAGGGGCAGATGCTAGTGATTAGCAGGGGACCCTGTCGGTAATAGGATTTTCAGAGAAGTTTCTTTGGGGGTAAGTAGGTATGAGCTAGGGATCTAAAATGTATGGGAACAGAAATGATGTAAGTCCTCACTTAGATAagggaaaatataataaaaaacatgAGTCTTCATTTGGAAAGGACTCAGTTTTAATTAAAGGGAAACTGTGAAGCTAATCACTTGGATCTAAAAATACTTTATTCAAGTACCAGTTTATAAATTGACCTCACTGCACTGATAAGACAGCTGAAAAATACAGGGTAGTTATGATCCAGTCTCAAATTAGGTCTCAAATGAAATTTGACtaggtaatatttttttaatcataaattacAGATCTCTGTTGTGTTTCCTGACATAAATAGATAAAACTCCTCtagttttcaaattgttttgCTAAAGAACATATCTTTACTTATCCGAAATATAGTCCCTTAACTTTGTGTGTAAAGACTCTAAAGTTTGAGACAAGTGTTTGAGGTGCAGAAAACATTGCAAGTGTTAGAAATATAATTCCCAAGTAGCATGTATTATTAATCACAACTAATATAAATTAACTTACAGTGAAGTCaattacatttctttccttttccttttctgcctaGAAATAGGTCTTTTGTCTCACACCCTATATATGATCATTGTAATTTTTGACATCTGAAACAGCAGGTTTCTTGTTTAAACCCCTCTGCAGTGACTTCATTTAAGAGCTTCTGGCTCTTTCTAAACATAAATACAATGTAATGTTGTTTACCTTGGACAGAGGATTGAGGTTTCTTGAATCACATAGACAGTATCTGGTGGGAAGAAAATTTGAGGGTATTAAATAAAGTCATCTGGAAGGTGTGAGTAGTTTTTCAAAAGTGGTTGTGCATAGAGGGacaggtaaagaaataaaatttaaggaaTAGGTATAGGTCTAACCTCCATGGTGGGGCCACCCCTTTAGGTCCATTGGGCTGTCCCCAGCTGCACTATTATGGTAAAAGAATCAGGGGATCGCCTTATGTTTTCTCACAGTCAAACCCTCCACCTAGAAATTCACAATGGGGGTGGGTTGGTGCCCATGAGAATACTGTGGAGTTAGGGGCCTCCCTGCCCACATTACCTCGTCTGTTTATCCTGATGGAATGCACATGGGATCCAAGCGGAGGTTTAAGCAGTCTTTAAACTTGAGGATTTTATAAGCATCATAGCATCTTGGAGCATCTTGGATGTGGGAGCTGTAATCTGGTAGCTGATTTTGTCCCTTGTATTACACTGAGAAGCTGAGGCCTCAGTGGATGGGCTGCTGAAAGGGCCCCCCTGGGAGCTGCTGTCTGTTTTCCTGTGGCTCTCCTCCTCCTTGGGTCTTCTGTCTGTGTTCCCCAAGCCAGTTCTCTCCTCAGCCATTGCTCATCCCTGAAGCCGCTCACTCCCCTTGAAATCCTGGCGCTGAGTCCTGCTCCTCTCCTGTGTAACCTGTGGGCTTGTCTGGAGGGCAGTGGAGTCTTTCTCCACTGGATGGTGGCTCTGATTCTTGCTGACACCACAGGGAGAGAAGAGGGTTTTAGTCCTTTGGAAGGGGTAGAACTCCTCAGCTctttttgattgttttttttttcttctttgtattaatGCCACAGCCAGGTTTTCTCCTCTAAAGCTAAAAAGGAGGCCAGCTGGCCAAAGTGAGAAGCACCTTTTCTTTTGAAGACCTCTCAAACCAAGACACTAGAGAATGTATTGTCCTCCTATTAAGATACCTCAGTTCCTtcaaacaaaatggcagcagactcagagactccaagaatgaactagtggttaccaaaggggaggggtgtgggagggcgggtggggagggagggagaaggggact
This genomic interval from Manis javanica isolate MJ-LG chromosome 1, MJ_LKY, whole genome shotgun sequence contains the following:
- the CCL28 gene encoding C-C motif chemokine 28 isoform X1, translating into MVPRPHLPLRVLLHLGRLLAYVLSVRRTHHTPARKTPPDLSSGAKQVAQEQTRGKRRAMGSSSTRAPASPRCRLPALSAPSGARARVPTSAPTHPLPHGRHGYRHVSATTVKRRDVVLLSFCLVSFPDFVSLAILPIASSCCTEVSHHISRRLLERVNICRIQKADGDCDLAAVILHVKRRRICVSPHNHVMKRWMKEQAAKKNAKGSICHKRQHHSKGSSKGAQQEKQKVHGHKTPY